A single window of Arcobacter venerupis DNA harbors:
- a CDS encoding VF530 family DNA-binding protein → MIEQPNNPLHGIKLEMILESLVEQYGWDELADRIEIRCFYNNPSIKSSLTFLRKTPWARKKVENLYLSSIK, encoded by the coding sequence TTGATAGAACAACCAAACAACCCACTTCATGGAATTAAATTAGAAATGATACTTGAATCTCTTGTAGAACAGTATGGATGGGATGAATTAGCAGATCGTATAGAAATAAGATGTTTTTATAATAATCCATCTATAAAATCAAGTTTAACTTTTCTTAGAAAAACCCCTTGGGCTAGAAAAAAAGTTGAGAATTTATATTTATCTTCAATTAAATAA